In one window of Branchiostoma lanceolatum isolate klBraLanc5 chromosome 15, klBraLanc5.hap2, whole genome shotgun sequence DNA:
- the LOC136420541 gene encoding protein arginine N-methyltransferase 2-like isoform X2 codes for MEEGQDCAAGCSSGCCGEETSTTCKEERPCKNDSCHQLNTALPSLRKDARGDGCCIDGLVSSLNEMTMPSTQQATAGCKLNDGHRELRKTSYRSLMGNSTLSNGNICLDTDSEDGNSVPNNHEATVILGLKRQDAMEAKPSIESAPSTESDAIELELQPSKVETQPQPSGKVTDKDPVRAVVDVPERKDHPEQHERTLETKSKALQNGPGSDSHTQSQAQDVETALDEIVTALDSFTALDNNQLSFKRGDQIHVISKNSEEWWWGELNGCYGYLPVNHVSPKTLEELESELWQDEEYFGSYSSLKLQLEMLNDKPRTLAYRTAIERNADFLKDKVIMDLGCGTGILSLFCARYGRPNKIYAVEASRMADKAKKLMLYNGYWDVVKVVHDRVENISLPEKVDLIISEWMGTLLLFELMVESVLIARDKFLAKGGVMWPSHAKLYLAPCRAQAQFDEKIACWEDQYGFDFSPLIPSAKKEFFGRPIFNHELDLQDCLAEWETVLVMDMKRFRVEELEEISQDFEFQVTREGTFHGFASWFSVDFGGFPSTEPPVVLNTGPEHEMTHWKQDLFMMDQPTAVEGGDSIVGSILIKRNPEWRRHLRVRFTWEVLKAGVRWGTQKQKQFLLWR; via the exons ATGGAGGAGGGCCAGGATTGTGCTGCAGGCTGTTCCTCAGGGTGTTGTGGCGAAGAAACATCGACAACATGCAAGGAAGAAAGACCCTGCAAGAATGACAGCTGCCACCAGCTAAACACAGCCCTGCCATCTCTCAGAAAGGATGCACGAGGAGACGGTTGCTGCATAGATGGACTTGTGTCGTCCCTTAATGAGATGACCATGCCTTCAACACAGCAAGCTACAGCAGGCTGTAAGCTTAATGATGGACACCGTGAACTCAGGAAAACTTCCTACAGAAGTCTCATGGGTAACAGCACCCTGTCTAACGGAAATATTTGCTTGGATACTGACAGTGAAGATGGGAACTCTGTGCCAAATAACCATGAAGCCACTGTCATTTTGGGGTTGAAACGTCAGGACGCAATGGAGGCTAAACCAAGCATTGAAAGTGCACCTTCTACAGAGTCTGATGCtattgaacttgaacttcagcCTTCTAAAGTGGAGACCCAGCCCCAGCCttcaggaaaagtaactgataAAGACCCTGTCAGAGCTGTAGTGGATGTGCCTGAGAGGAAAGATCACCCAGAACAACACGAAAGAACATTAGAGACAAAGAGCAAGGCATTGCAGAATGGACCAGGGTCGGattcacacacacaatcacaggcACAAGATGTTGAGACAGCTTTAGATGAAATTGTGACAGCTCTTGACAGCTTCACAGCACTGGATAATAACCAG CTGAGTTTTAAGAGAGGGGACCAAATCCATGTCATCTCCAAAAACAGCGAAGAGTGGTGGTGGGGGGAGCTTAATGGTTGCTATGGTTACCTACCTGTCAATCACGTCAGCCCCAAGACCTTGGAGGAGCTGGAAAGCGAGCTTTGGCAAGATGAGGAGTACTTCGGGTCCTACTCTTCTTTG AAACTTCAGCTAGAGATGCTGAACGACAAGCCACGGACTCTGGCCTACAGGACGGCCATCGAGAGGAACGCAGACTTCCTGAAGGACAAGGTCATCATGGACCTGGGCTGCGGAACTGGCATTCTCAGCCTCTTCTGTGCAAGATATGGGAGGCCAAATAAG ATCTATGCTGTTGAGGCCAGTCGAATGGCAGACAAGGCGAAGAAGCTGATGCTGTATAACGGGTACTGGGACGTGGTTAAGGTCGTTCACGACAGGGTGGAGAACATCTCGCTGCCAGAGAAGGTCGACCTCATTATCTCCGAGTGGATGGGAACTCTTCTCCTG TTTGAATTGATGGTGGAATCAGTGCTGATAGCAAGAGACAAGTTCTTGGCCAAAGGCGGGGTGATGTGGCCGTCCCACGCCAAACTCTACCTCGCACCCTGCCGCGCACAGGCGCAGTTTGATGAGAAAATTGCATGCTGGGAAGACCAGTACGGGTTTGACTTTTCACCTCTCAT TCCATCAGCTAAGAAGGAGTTCTTTGGCCGCCCCATCTTTAACCATGAGCTGGATCTGCAGGACTGTCTGGCGGAGTGGGAGACTGTGCTGGTCATGGACATGAAGAGGTTCAGGGTGGAGGAGCTCGAG gagatCTCACAAGATTTTGAGTTCCAAGTGACTCGCGAGGGAACCTTCCATGGCTTTGCCTCCTGGTTCAGTGTAGACTTTGGAGGATTCCCCTCAACAGAGCCACCGGTGGTGCTGAATACTGGACCAGAACATGA GATGACTCATTGGAAGCAGGATCTGTTCATGATGGACCAGCCCACTGCAGTGGAGGGGGGAGACAGCATCGTGGGCAGCATCCTCATCAAGAGGAACCCGGAGTGGAGACGACATCTCAGGGTCAGGTTTACATGGGAGGTGCTCAAGGCTGGGGTTAGATGG GGGACCCAGAAGCAAAAGCAGTTCTTACTATGGAGATGA
- the LOC136420541 gene encoding protein arginine N-methyltransferase 2-like isoform X1 encodes MEEGQDCAAGCSSGCCGEETSTTCKEERPCKNDSCHQLNTALPSLRKDARGDGCCIDGLVSSLNEMTMPSTQQATAGCKLNDGHRELRKTSYRSLMGNSTLSNGNICLDTDSEDGNSVPNNHEATVILGLKRQDAMEAKPSIESAPSTESDAIELELQPSKVETQPQPSGKVTDKDPVRAVVDVPERKDHPEQHERTLETKSKALQNGPGSDSHTQSQAQDVETALDEIVTALDSFTALDNNQLSFKRGDQIHVISKNSEEWWWGELNGCYGYLPVNHVSPKTLEELESELWQDEEYFGSYSSLKLQLEMLNDKPRTLAYRTAIERNADFLKDKVIMDLGCGTGILSLFCARYGRPNKSKLKELCCGLGRLSLFCAQFAQPKKIYAVEASRMADKAKKLMLYNGYWDVVKVVHDRVENISLPEKVDLIISEWMGTLLLFELMVESVLIARDKFLAKGGVMWPSHAKLYLAPCRAQAQFDEKIACWEDQYGFDFSPLIPSAKKEFFGRPIFNHELDLQDCLAEWETVLVMDMKRFRVEELEEISQDFEFQVTREGTFHGFASWFSVDFGGFPSTEPPVVLNTGPEHEMTHWKQDLFMMDQPTAVEGGDSIVGSILIKRNPEWRRHLRVRFTWEVLKAGVRWGTQKQKQFLLWR; translated from the exons ATGGAGGAGGGCCAGGATTGTGCTGCAGGCTGTTCCTCAGGGTGTTGTGGCGAAGAAACATCGACAACATGCAAGGAAGAAAGACCCTGCAAGAATGACAGCTGCCACCAGCTAAACACAGCCCTGCCATCTCTCAGAAAGGATGCACGAGGAGACGGTTGCTGCATAGATGGACTTGTGTCGTCCCTTAATGAGATGACCATGCCTTCAACACAGCAAGCTACAGCAGGCTGTAAGCTTAATGATGGACACCGTGAACTCAGGAAAACTTCCTACAGAAGTCTCATGGGTAACAGCACCCTGTCTAACGGAAATATTTGCTTGGATACTGACAGTGAAGATGGGAACTCTGTGCCAAATAACCATGAAGCCACTGTCATTTTGGGGTTGAAACGTCAGGACGCAATGGAGGCTAAACCAAGCATTGAAAGTGCACCTTCTACAGAGTCTGATGCtattgaacttgaacttcagcCTTCTAAAGTGGAGACCCAGCCCCAGCCttcaggaaaagtaactgataAAGACCCTGTCAGAGCTGTAGTGGATGTGCCTGAGAGGAAAGATCACCCAGAACAACACGAAAGAACATTAGAGACAAAGAGCAAGGCATTGCAGAATGGACCAGGGTCGGattcacacacacaatcacaggcACAAGATGTTGAGACAGCTTTAGATGAAATTGTGACAGCTCTTGACAGCTTCACAGCACTGGATAATAACCAG CTGAGTTTTAAGAGAGGGGACCAAATCCATGTCATCTCCAAAAACAGCGAAGAGTGGTGGTGGGGGGAGCTTAATGGTTGCTATGGTTACCTACCTGTCAATCACGTCAGCCCCAAGACCTTGGAGGAGCTGGAAAGCGAGCTTTGGCAAGATGAGGAGTACTTCGGGTCCTACTCTTCTTTG AAACTTCAGCTAGAGATGCTGAACGACAAGCCACGGACTCTGGCCTACAGGACGGCCATCGAGAGGAACGCAGACTTCCTGAAGGACAAGGTCATCATGGACCTGGGCTGCGGAACTGGCATTCTCAGCCTCTTCTGTGCAAGATATGGGAGGCCAAATAAG agtaagctaaagGAGCTTTGCTGTGGTCTGGGCCGCCTTAGTCTGTTCTGTGCACAATTCGCACAGCCAAAAAAG ATCTATGCTGTTGAGGCCAGTCGAATGGCAGACAAGGCGAAGAAGCTGATGCTGTATAACGGGTACTGGGACGTGGTTAAGGTCGTTCACGACAGGGTGGAGAACATCTCGCTGCCAGAGAAGGTCGACCTCATTATCTCCGAGTGGATGGGAACTCTTCTCCTG TTTGAATTGATGGTGGAATCAGTGCTGATAGCAAGAGACAAGTTCTTGGCCAAAGGCGGGGTGATGTGGCCGTCCCACGCCAAACTCTACCTCGCACCCTGCCGCGCACAGGCGCAGTTTGATGAGAAAATTGCATGCTGGGAAGACCAGTACGGGTTTGACTTTTCACCTCTCAT TCCATCAGCTAAGAAGGAGTTCTTTGGCCGCCCCATCTTTAACCATGAGCTGGATCTGCAGGACTGTCTGGCGGAGTGGGAGACTGTGCTGGTCATGGACATGAAGAGGTTCAGGGTGGAGGAGCTCGAG gagatCTCACAAGATTTTGAGTTCCAAGTGACTCGCGAGGGAACCTTCCATGGCTTTGCCTCCTGGTTCAGTGTAGACTTTGGAGGATTCCCCTCAACAGAGCCACCGGTGGTGCTGAATACTGGACCAGAACATGA GATGACTCATTGGAAGCAGGATCTGTTCATGATGGACCAGCCCACTGCAGTGGAGGGGGGAGACAGCATCGTGGGCAGCATCCTCATCAAGAGGAACCCGGAGTGGAGACGACATCTCAGGGTCAGGTTTACATGGGAGGTGCTCAAGGCTGGGGTTAGATGG GGGACCCAGAAGCAAAAGCAGTTCTTACTATGGAGATGA